From Echinicola jeungdonensis, the proteins below share one genomic window:
- a CDS encoding HesA/MoeB/ThiF family protein — translation MPSRRYEKHHKLKGFGHEGQEKLAQGKVLIIGAGGLGTPAAQYLNSIGVGTIGLVDGDLIEESNLPRQTLYTPNDIGQPKSQTLIHHLQKQNPETNWINHRKFLTVDNALEIISKYDLIIDASDNFGTRYLVNDACVILDKPFIYGALHNFEGQVSVLNYKNGPTYRCLFPESNNTQTIPNCDENGVLGVLPGLIGTYQAIEAVKVITGIGETLSGKLLIIDILSQSHHKIGVPNFPQNHQITQLKESYRQPVCNSPGIKNLDPHTYQDWILEGKPIEIIDVRSMQEASQDPFEKGKNIPLDQLEKRHQEINTVLPVVLVCQAGKRSQLAGQILEELSPQFDLYNLKGGINHLRETIL, via the coding sequence ATGCCTTCAAGAAGGTACGAAAAACACCATAAACTAAAAGGATTTGGACACGAAGGCCAGGAAAAGCTGGCCCAAGGAAAGGTTCTGATCATTGGTGCAGGTGGCCTGGGCACCCCTGCCGCCCAGTACCTTAATAGCATTGGCGTAGGTACCATTGGCTTGGTGGATGGGGACCTCATCGAGGAAAGTAATCTTCCCCGACAAACCCTATACACTCCAAATGATATTGGCCAACCAAAATCACAAACCCTTATCCACCATCTCCAAAAACAAAACCCAGAGACTAATTGGATCAACCACAGGAAGTTTCTGACAGTCGACAATGCCCTGGAAATTATTTCAAAATATGATTTGATAATAGACGCTTCAGATAATTTTGGCACCCGTTATTTGGTCAATGATGCTTGTGTGATCCTGGACAAACCATTTATTTATGGAGCACTTCATAATTTTGAAGGTCAGGTCAGTGTTTTGAATTATAAAAATGGCCCGACTTACCGTTGCCTATTTCCAGAATCCAACAATACGCAAACCATTCCCAATTGTGATGAAAACGGGGTGTTGGGTGTGCTTCCGGGTTTGATAGGGACCTATCAAGCCATAGAAGCTGTAAAGGTCATCACAGGAATTGGAGAAACCCTTAGCGGGAAATTACTGATTATTGACATCCTTTCTCAGTCCCACCACAAAATAGGGGTCCCCAACTTTCCGCAAAATCACCAGATCACCCAGCTTAAAGAAAGTTATCGGCAACCTGTTTGTAATTCACCTGGTATAAAAAACTTAGACCCACATACCTATCAGGATTGGATTTTGGAAGGTAAACCCATAGAAATCATTGATGTCAGAAGCATGCAGGAAGCTTCCCAGGATCCCTTTGAGAAGGGGAAAAACATACCCTTAGACCAATTAGAGAAACGGCACCAGGAAATCAACACAGTATTGCCCGTAGTCCTGGTTTGCCAGGCAGGAAAAAGGAGTCAACTTGCTGGACAGATTTTGGAGGAGTTATCCCCTCAATTTGACCTTTACAACCTGAAGGGAGGAATTAATCACCTTAGAGAGACGATACTTTAA
- a CDS encoding molybdopterin molybdotransferase MoeA has protein sequence MIDIQEALSQVLESSQNYGQEKVPLMESVGRFLAEDIHTDRDAPPFDRVTMDGIAIQLGDLENQPLGSYPIQGIQAAGLPQMTLENRKHCIEVMTGAIMPKNADTVIPYEEVEIQDGQAKINLEKIAKRNIHYRGSDSRQGEKIIANGKKINAADIGVLATVGKITVKVSNLPDVAIISTGDELVNVDETPQEHQIRKSNVYSLWAGLMKDGIKPEMFHITDDKTELEDKLKGLLKDFDVLLLSGGVSKGKYDMIPEVLDDLGVQKSFHRVAQKPGKPFWFGFHKELNSKVFAFPGNPLATYVGYQFYFRQWLHQSLGEKLQFNVCTLGKSLPGNPKISQFVPVQINKKNGEAMPIKNNGSGDLFSLSQTEAFLLVPRREGENQAGEKFQLIEMS, from the coding sequence ATGATCGATATTCAAGAAGCCTTATCTCAAGTTTTAGAATCCTCCCAAAACTATGGACAGGAAAAAGTGCCTTTAATGGAATCAGTGGGGCGCTTTCTTGCTGAGGACATTCATACGGACCGGGACGCCCCTCCCTTTGACCGGGTGACCATGGATGGTATAGCTATACAATTAGGCGATTTGGAAAATCAACCACTTGGCTCCTATCCTATTCAAGGCATTCAAGCTGCTGGCCTTCCCCAAATGACCTTGGAGAACCGCAAACATTGTATCGAGGTCATGACCGGTGCTATCATGCCCAAAAATGCCGATACGGTTATTCCTTATGAAGAGGTGGAAATTCAAGATGGCCAAGCCAAAATCAACTTGGAAAAAATTGCCAAAAGAAATATCCATTACCGGGGAAGTGATTCCAGGCAAGGGGAAAAGATCATTGCCAATGGTAAAAAGATCAATGCTGCAGATATCGGGGTTCTCGCTACGGTGGGGAAAATCACAGTAAAAGTGTCCAATTTGCCCGATGTGGCCATCATTTCCACTGGTGATGAACTGGTCAATGTAGATGAAACACCACAAGAACACCAAATCAGGAAATCCAATGTTTATTCCCTCTGGGCGGGATTGATGAAAGATGGCATAAAGCCGGAAATGTTTCATATCACAGATGACAAAACTGAACTGGAAGATAAACTTAAAGGGCTTTTAAAAGATTTCGATGTACTTCTCCTGAGTGGTGGAGTTTCCAAAGGAAAGTATGACATGATCCCAGAAGTTTTGGATGATTTGGGGGTGCAAAAATCCTTCCACCGTGTAGCCCAAAAGCCAGGAAAACCCTTTTGGTTTGGATTTCACAAGGAATTGAACAGTAAAGTATTTGCCTTTCCCGGCAACCCATTAGCTACCTATGTGGGGTATCAGTTTTATTTCAGACAATGGCTTCACCAATCTCTGGGAGAAAAACTCCAATTTAATGTATGCACTTTAGGGAAATCATTGCCAGGGAATCCTAAAATTTCCCAATTTGTTCCCGTCCAAATCAACAAGAAAAATGGAGAAGCCATGCCTATCAAAAACAATGGATCCGGAGACCTTTTCAGCTTATCCCAAACCGAGGCCTTTTTGTTGGTACCAAGAAGAGAAGGGGAAAATCAGGCCGGAGAAAAATTTCAGCTAATTGAGATGAGTTAA
- the def gene encoding peptide deformylase, with the protein MIYPIVAYGNAILKKEAEEIKEGEALESMIADMFDTMDNASGVGLAAPQINKGVRLFVIDSNLMLDEDNEEKGVRRAFINPIILDEYGDDYSFEEGCLSIPDVRAEITRPETLTIEYFDENWELKEEEFSGMTARVIQHEYDHLEGILFVDYLKGLRKRMVKSKLLDVSKGKIPTDYRMIYPVK; encoded by the coding sequence ATGATTTATCCGATCGTTGCATACGGAAATGCCATTTTAAAAAAGGAAGCTGAGGAAATAAAAGAAGGTGAAGCCTTGGAATCCATGATAGCTGATATGTTTGACACTATGGATAATGCCAGTGGAGTAGGCCTTGCCGCTCCACAGATCAACAAAGGTGTTCGATTGTTTGTCATTGACAGTAATCTGATGTTGGATGAAGACAATGAGGAAAAGGGAGTCAGAAGGGCGTTTATCAATCCCATCATTTTGGATGAGTATGGGGACGATTATAGTTTTGAGGAAGGCTGTCTAAGTATTCCAGATGTCAGGGCGGAAATTACCAGGCCCGAAACCTTGACCATCGAGTACTTTGATGAAAACTGGGAATTAAAGGAAGAGGAATTTTCCGGAATGACCGCCCGGGTTATCCAACATGAGTATGACCACCTGGAAGGAATTCTCTTTGTAGATTACCTTAAGGGCCTTCGCAAAAGAATGGTGAAAAGTAAGCTTCTCGATGTGAGCAAAGGCAAAATCCCCACGGATTACAGAATGATTTATCCCGTGAAATAA
- a CDS encoding T9SS type A sorting domain-containing protein produces MEKRAPSMPFVGGINSAQIQTMDTNGDGKKEWVLWDINARNILVFEKDGTSFKHLPEMPHYFPEDIQGFLILKDFDNDGLNDLFTSSPFGIKAYQNAGIENGHPIWKVAQDFLPLENGSNIQANNLDIPALQDIDEDGDLDLVTFNYAEGDYLDYFKNTSMERKGQADIDGFAPSKVRWGNFEFCGCGYFSFGQTCDGDPINKVLSQSENQATKHFGGHSILLKDFNKDGLLDLLMGQDECNILYFLPNAGTNETPIFNSFYTNLPGLAHFPQFPIYHVAHSIQDQLIITSNTSSTTISAGINFRKSLIQLENQNGTWQEVTDRFLQEQMIDLGENSRPHFKGNHLTGELVVTTNNLVGGESVGQASLFHLNQASLQLEENDYLSLSSLHMTELQYLEIPSPGKGILLSGVETEDHAPKRKLFWFSGDNLDDLTEISVPGISLGILDHFEYYLEGENHYLLLARQTGELIRFQVETGKTPKLTLLDRSYLDFRDNPASRNLSVKVIRKGNQLNLYAVDQEGILSYIPNFTQSNATKQSQILKLKDESLTETRFGRHTWISAIPNAFDGKTDLILGNTAGGLIYLKDISSSQPFDSETNFHLFPNPTKRNTKILSNMDGPFRVINTVGQVLLVFTPLEAGIAKEIDTLGLPHGIYFIQLRTANGKIFSQKLILSP; encoded by the coding sequence TTGGAGAAGAGGGCACCTTCCATGCCCTTTGTTGGTGGAATCAATTCCGCACAAATTCAGACAATGGATACCAATGGGGATGGCAAGAAAGAATGGGTGCTTTGGGATATTAATGCCAGGAACATTTTGGTCTTTGAAAAAGATGGAACTAGCTTTAAACACCTTCCGGAAATGCCCCATTATTTTCCGGAAGATATTCAAGGCTTTCTAATCCTTAAGGATTTTGATAATGACGGCCTTAATGATCTTTTTACAAGCAGCCCCTTCGGTATCAAAGCTTACCAAAATGCCGGAATTGAAAACGGACACCCTATCTGGAAAGTTGCACAGGATTTTTTGCCTTTGGAAAATGGCTCCAACATCCAGGCAAATAACCTGGACATCCCTGCCCTCCAAGATATTGATGAAGATGGGGATCTTGACCTGGTGACTTTCAATTATGCTGAAGGTGATTACCTGGATTATTTCAAAAACACCAGCATGGAAAGAAAAGGTCAGGCAGACATTGATGGTTTTGCACCTTCCAAGGTGCGCTGGGGGAATTTTGAATTTTGTGGCTGCGGATATTTCTCCTTTGGTCAAACCTGCGATGGTGACCCAATTAATAAAGTATTGTCCCAAAGCGAAAATCAGGCCACAAAACACTTCGGAGGCCATTCCATTTTATTGAAAGACTTTAACAAAGATGGCTTATTGGATCTCCTCATGGGACAGGACGAATGCAATATCCTTTATTTTCTACCCAATGCAGGTACCAATGAAACTCCTATTTTCAATTCCTTCTATACCAACTTGCCAGGGTTGGCCCATTTCCCGCAATTTCCCATTTATCACGTTGCTCATAGCATTCAGGATCAACTGATCATCACCTCCAACACTTCATCAACCACAATTTCAGCTGGAATTAATTTTCGGAAAAGTCTTATTCAACTGGAAAACCAAAATGGCACCTGGCAGGAGGTCACCGATCGTTTTTTGCAAGAACAAATGATTGATTTGGGAGAAAACAGTCGGCCACACTTTAAAGGTAATCACCTGACTGGAGAATTGGTCGTTACCACCAATAATCTGGTAGGAGGTGAATCGGTTGGACAGGCCAGTCTTTTCCATCTCAACCAGGCAAGCCTTCAGTTAGAGGAAAATGATTACCTGAGCCTTTCCTCCTTGCATATGACCGAACTCCAATATCTTGAAATTCCTTCTCCCGGTAAAGGAATCCTTTTATCAGGGGTTGAAACAGAAGACCATGCTCCCAAAAGGAAACTTTTCTGGTTTTCCGGAGATAATTTGGATGATTTGACAGAAATTTCCGTCCCTGGAATTTCCTTGGGCATACTAGACCATTTTGAATATTACCTTGAAGGAGAAAACCATTACCTCCTATTGGCCCGTCAAACCGGAGAGTTGATCCGTTTTCAAGTTGAAACCGGAAAAACCCCGAAATTAACCCTCTTGGACAGAAGTTATTTGGATTTCAGGGACAATCCTGCCAGCAGAAATCTAAGTGTTAAAGTGATTAGAAAAGGAAATCAACTAAATCTGTATGCTGTAGACCAAGAAGGTATCCTCTCCTATATCCCCAATTTCACCCAATCAAATGCTACCAAACAAAGTCAAATCCTGAAATTAAAAGATGAATCATTAACTGAAACTAGGTTTGGCAGGCATACCTGGATCAGTGCAATTCCAAATGCTTTTGATGGAAAAACAGATTTAATTTTGGGCAATACAGCTGGGGGATTGATTTACCTTAAAGACATCTCTTCCAGCCAACCATTTGATAGTGAGACTAATTTCCATCTATTCCCAAACCCAACAAAGAGAAACACAAAAATCCTCAGCAACATGGATGGGCCGTTTAGGGTCATCAACACAGTCGGACAGGTGCTTTTGGTTTTCACCCCATTGGAAGCTGGGATAGCCAAAGAAATAGACACCTTAGGATTACCCCATGGCATTTACTTTATCCAGCTGAGGACCGCTAACGGAAAAATCTTCTCCCAAAAATTAATCCTTAGTCCTTAA
- a CDS encoding amidohydrolase, with amino-acid sequence MPDNLKVTLVQTDIYWQQREANLAMLEEKLWMLEEEVDLIILPEMFPTGFSMETEKLAEPMNFTTTRWMQQMAKQKQAVITGSLIIKEDNKFFNRLLWVTPAGEVNHYDKRHLFRMAHEDNYFNMGLENNIVELKGWKILPQVCYDLRFPVWSRNKSDTDGNMDYDLSFFIASWPAARVGAWDILLKARAVENLCYTLGVNRVGEDGNNIAYSGHSAAYDFKGETIATAKENEEMVTVELSFEALSRYREKFPAWKDADQFTLRTKD; translated from the coding sequence ATGCCTGACAATCTAAAGGTTACTTTAGTACAAACAGATATCTATTGGCAACAGAGGGAAGCTAACCTTGCCATGCTGGAGGAAAAACTTTGGATGCTGGAGGAGGAAGTGGACCTGATTATCCTCCCCGAAATGTTCCCTACAGGGTTTTCCATGGAAACAGAGAAGTTGGCAGAACCCATGAATTTTACAACAACCCGTTGGATGCAACAAATGGCCAAACAAAAACAAGCAGTTATAACAGGGAGCCTGATCATCAAAGAGGATAATAAATTTTTTAATAGATTGCTATGGGTGACTCCTGCTGGGGAAGTGAATCATTACGATAAAAGGCATCTTTTTAGAATGGCCCACGAGGATAATTATTTCAACATGGGGCTGGAGAATAACATTGTGGAATTAAAAGGATGGAAAATTCTGCCCCAGGTTTGTTACGATCTAAGGTTCCCGGTTTGGTCCAGAAATAAAAGTGATACCGACGGTAATATGGATTATGACCTGAGTTTTTTTATTGCCAGCTGGCCTGCAGCCAGGGTGGGAGCCTGGGACATTTTGCTGAAAGCTAGGGCCGTGGAAAATCTCTGCTATACCCTGGGAGTGAACAGGGTTGGCGAGGATGGGAATAATATCGCTTATTCTGGCCACTCTGCCGCATATGATTTTAAAGGGGAAACCATTGCTACAGCCAAAGAAAATGAAGAAATGGTTACCGTTGAATTGTCCTTTGAGGCTTTGTCCAGGTACAGGGAAAAGTTCCCAGCATGGAAAGATGCCGATCAATTTACATTAAGGACTAAGGATTAA
- the moaC gene encoding cyclic pyranopterin monophosphate synthase MoaC — MKEPSQKLSHVDQDGKAKMVDVSAKNVTQRTATAQSVIKFPEEVFQSLSSDQFLGPKGSILQTAIIAGTMAAKRTSDLIPLCHPLPLSKIQIDIFPEENHLKIESRVKCEGKTGVEMEALTAASVAALTVYDMCKALSHDIIISETKLMAKEGGKNAFNR; from the coding sequence ATGAAAGAACCCAGCCAAAAACTTTCTCATGTGGACCAGGATGGCAAAGCCAAAATGGTGGACGTTTCTGCTAAAAATGTCACCCAAAGAACCGCCACTGCCCAATCGGTCATCAAGTTTCCCGAAGAAGTTTTCCAATCCCTTAGTAGCGATCAATTTCTTGGTCCCAAGGGAAGTATATTACAGACAGCCATCATTGCAGGAACAATGGCGGCCAAGAGAACCTCAGACCTAATACCACTATGCCACCCCTTACCCTTAAGCAAAATTCAAATTGACATTTTCCCGGAAGAAAATCATTTGAAAATCGAATCAAGGGTTAAATGTGAAGGCAAGACAGGTGTAGAAATGGAAGCCCTAACGGCTGCAAGTGTGGCTGCACTGACAGTTTACGACATGTGTAAGGCACTTTCCCATGATATAATTATTAGTGAAACAAAATTAATGGCAAAAGAAGGAGGTAAAAATGCATTTAACAGATAA
- the moaA gene encoding GTP 3',8-cyclase MoaA: MLVDNHGRKINYLRLSVTDNCNLRCQYCMPEEGVAFAHKNELLTWEEMWRLAKSFVDMGVNKIRITGGEPFVRKGLMPFLERLAELPGLEEISITTNATLIGKHIPLLKKLNITSINVSLDSLDKARFNHITRRDYFDTIMENIHRMIDEGFNVKINCVVMDRKNIDDIIPFIHFAHDHNIAVRFLEEMPFNGESDGFQELKWDHVAIMEHIKSEFSELERLPAPMSSTSVNYRLKGAKGSFGIIASYSRTFCGTCNRVRVSAKGEMQTCLYSAETIDLKSLLGNYKNANGLKFGIQTAMQTRPKDGFEAEQQSLTKKSMTLIGG, encoded by the coding sequence ATGCTTGTCGACAACCACGGAAGAAAAATCAATTACCTGCGCCTATCCGTTACGGATAACTGCAACCTGCGGTGTCAATATTGCATGCCTGAAGAAGGTGTTGCCTTCGCCCATAAAAACGAATTGTTGACCTGGGAGGAAATGTGGAGATTGGCCAAATCCTTTGTGGATATGGGCGTCAATAAGATCCGGATTACCGGAGGAGAGCCATTTGTAAGAAAAGGCCTGATGCCATTTCTTGAAAGGTTGGCAGAATTGCCAGGATTGGAAGAAATCTCCATCACCACCAATGCCACGTTAATCGGGAAGCATATTCCATTGTTGAAAAAACTGAACATTACCAGTATTAATGTCAGCTTAGACAGCTTGGACAAAGCCCGGTTTAATCATATTACCAGAAGAGATTATTTTGACACCATCATGGAAAACATTCATCGAATGATCGATGAGGGTTTTAATGTCAAAATCAATTGTGTGGTCATGGATAGGAAAAATATAGATGATATTATCCCTTTTATCCATTTTGCCCATGATCATAATATTGCGGTCCGCTTTTTGGAGGAAATGCCCTTTAACGGTGAATCTGACGGATTCCAGGAACTGAAATGGGATCATGTGGCCATAATGGAACATATCAAATCCGAATTTTCAGAACTGGAAAGACTTCCTGCCCCAATGAGCTCCACCTCTGTCAACTACCGGTTAAAAGGAGCCAAAGGATCCTTTGGGATAATTGCTTCTTACTCCCGTACATTTTGCGGGACCTGTAACCGGGTCAGGGTTTCTGCCAAAGGAGAAATGCAAACATGTTTGTATTCGGCTGAAACCATTGACCTTAAATCCCTGTTAGGAAACTATAAAAACGCCAACGGATTAAAATTCGGTATTCAAACAGCCATGCAAACCCGTCCTAAAGACGGGTTTGAAGCAGAACAACAATCTTTGACAAAAAAATCCATGACACTCATAGGAGGATGA
- a CDS encoding UDP-N-acetylmuramoyl-tripeptide--D-alanyl-D-alanine ligase: protein MTNLESLYHSFLKSSGVCTDTRKISIGNLFFALKGPNFNANTFASQALEEGALAVVIDEKNYLIEGDERYFLVDDALEALQQLANYHRKKLDIPFLAITGSNGKTTTKELLNAILSKKFNTKATVGNLNNHIGVPLTLLSMDEKTEFAIVEMGANKIGDIQELCEIAAPTHGLITNIGRAHLEGFGSFEGVLRAKTELYHYLISKGGTIFVNSQNQILANMIKRMNDPVLYPAKGDFYQCEFVEANPFVKFRTADGKEHTTNMLGAYNFDNIATALAVGVYFGVDEPVAIQSVSQYVPGNMRSQLIEKGSNLIILDAYNANPSSMEQAIRTFGEMTGKKHKMAILGDMFELGDSAVEEHKKLGEWVNSYEIDKVCFTGEMVQNALLKAPRALYFPDPFSLRNWLADSQLEDYLILIKGSRGMKLEGLVDYI from the coding sequence ATGACGAATTTGGAATCCCTTTACCATTCATTTCTCAAATCAAGTGGCGTTTGTACCGATACCCGGAAGATCAGCATAGGGAATTTATTTTTTGCCTTAAAAGGCCCAAATTTCAATGCCAATACTTTTGCTTCCCAAGCATTGGAGGAAGGGGCCTTGGCAGTAGTAATTGATGAGAAAAATTATTTAATAGAAGGGGATGAAAGGTATTTCCTAGTGGATGATGCCCTGGAGGCTTTACAGCAATTGGCTAATTATCACAGGAAAAAACTAGATATTCCTTTTTTGGCAATTACAGGGAGCAATGGAAAGACCACTACCAAGGAATTGCTCAATGCTATTTTAAGCAAAAAATTCAATACAAAGGCTACTGTAGGAAACCTTAACAACCATATTGGAGTTCCTCTTACCCTTTTGTCCATGGATGAGAAAACTGAGTTTGCCATTGTGGAAATGGGAGCCAATAAAATAGGGGATATCCAGGAGCTTTGTGAAATTGCTGCACCGACTCATGGCCTAATTACCAATATTGGAAGAGCTCATTTAGAGGGATTTGGCAGTTTTGAAGGCGTTTTAAGGGCCAAAACAGAACTTTATCATTACCTGATTAGCAAGGGGGGAACCATTTTTGTCAACAGCCAAAATCAAATTTTGGCCAATATGATCAAGCGGATGAATGACCCGGTGCTATATCCTGCAAAAGGAGATTTTTATCAATGTGAATTTGTGGAAGCCAATCCTTTTGTGAAATTCCGTACCGCAGACGGAAAGGAACATACAACCAATATGTTGGGGGCATACAATTTTGATAATATAGCCACTGCTTTAGCCGTAGGTGTTTATTTTGGGGTAGATGAGCCGGTGGCCATACAGTCAGTGAGTCAATATGTTCCTGGAAATATGCGCTCCCAACTGATCGAAAAGGGCAGTAATTTAATCATTCTGGATGCTTATAATGCCAATCCAAGCAGTATGGAGCAAGCCATTAGGACTTTTGGGGAGATGACTGGCAAAAAGCATAAAATGGCCATTTTGGGAGATATGTTTGAGCTGGGAGATTCCGCAGTGGAAGAACACAAAAAATTGGGAGAATGGGTCAATTCCTACGAAATCGATAAGGTTTGTTTCACTGGGGAGATGGTCCAAAATGCCCTTCTTAAAGCTCCACGAGCACTTTATTTTCCAGACCCTTTTAGCCTAAGAAACTGGCTGGCCGACTCCCAACTGGAAGATTACCTTATTTTGATCAAAGGAAGTAGAGGAATGAAGTTGGAAGGCTTGGTGGATTATATTTAG
- a CDS encoding hemerythrin HHE cation-binding protein, giving the protein MSESAHLNKRSIGDLVRENYVFAGVLHYFGISFYRYEQKSLAEVCQQFRINPQQLIQELENWAMRKEPSSEEFYLRPIEVLVAYLKKKHHFFLRHELPFLSSMIDGIPANGGYADLLSDMKLVFPLFVDDFIHHIHEEESTLFKRIKMLQEVENNQYRLDEGLKILSQPSIVNLAEEHEVHDDEMEGIRKLTNGYMLSEEAPMAIQVLYHELQHFENELVIHAKIENDLLFPKAIELEKEVKRKLTNKIRLN; this is encoded by the coding sequence ATGTCAGAATCAGCTCACTTAAACAAACGGTCTATTGGTGACTTAGTTCGCGAAAACTATGTTTTTGCGGGTGTGTTACACTATTTTGGCATAAGTTTTTATAGATATGAGCAAAAATCCCTGGCAGAGGTTTGCCAGCAATTCAGGATCAATCCCCAACAGCTGATCCAAGAACTTGAAAACTGGGCAATGAGAAAAGAGCCCAGTTCTGAAGAGTTTTACCTTAGGCCCATAGAGGTTCTGGTGGCATACCTCAAAAAGAAGCACCATTTTTTTCTTCGCCATGAATTACCTTTTTTGTCCAGCATGATTGATGGTATTCCTGCTAATGGGGGCTATGCAGACTTGCTTTCAGATATGAAGTTGGTTTTTCCTCTTTTTGTGGATGATTTTATCCATCATATTCATGAAGAGGAAAGTACCCTTTTCAAACGGATAAAAATGTTGCAGGAGGTAGAAAACAACCAATACAGGTTGGATGAGGGATTGAAAATTTTGAGCCAACCTTCCATTGTTAATTTGGCTGAAGAACATGAAGTTCATGATGATGAGATGGAAGGAATCCGTAAACTAACCAATGGCTACATGCTAAGTGAAGAAGCTCCAATGGCAATTCAGGTGCTTTACCATGAATTGCAGCATTTTGAAAATGAGCTTGTCATCCACGCCAAAATTGAAAACGATTTGTTGTTCCCAAAGGCCATTGAACTTGAAAAAGAAGTAAAAAGGAAATTGACCAATAAAATTAGATTGAATTGA
- a CDS encoding NTP transferase domain-containing protein — protein sequence MHLTDNLYGLVLAGGKSSRMGQDKSELQYYRTNHRTYLYHTIREFCPRTFVSCRGDQTHITKSGLDVITDNALYKGPLNGILSAHHVYPEASWLVVAVDLPHVHEDTIKKLVENRDPNKLATVYATRESEMPEPLIAIWEQKGLKAAEKFIRETGKSCPRKFLMNEDIKQIFPENDLELFNANYPEDYKLAKSRISH from the coding sequence ATGCATTTAACAGATAATCTTTATGGATTGGTACTGGCCGGAGGAAAAAGCAGTAGAATGGGCCAGGACAAAAGTGAATTACAATATTACCGGACCAACCATAGAACCTATTTATATCACACTATCCGGGAATTTTGTCCCAGAACTTTTGTAAGCTGTCGGGGCGACCAAACCCATATTACCAAGTCAGGATTGGATGTTATCACCGACAATGCTTTGTACAAAGGGCCACTAAATGGTATCCTTTCCGCCCACCACGTATATCCAGAGGCCTCCTGGCTGGTAGTTGCTGTTGATTTGCCCCATGTCCATGAAGACACCATCAAAAAACTGGTGGAAAATAGAGACCCTAATAAATTGGCAACTGTTTATGCTACCAGAGAATCCGAAATGCCAGAACCTTTGATCGCCATATGGGAACAAAAAGGGTTAAAAGCCGCAGAAAAATTCATCAGGGAAACCGGAAAAAGTTGCCCAAGAAAATTTTTGATGAATGAGGACATCAAGCAGATATTCCCTGAAAATGACCTGGAATTGTTCAATGCCAATTATCCAGAAGATTATAAATTAGCCAAATCTAGAATTTCTCACTAA
- the ruvX gene encoding Holliday junction resolvase RuvX produces MGRVIAIDLGTKRTGIAVTDILKITANPLETIHSKDLLSYLEDYFQKEEVETIVIGHPKSMDGKDTNMTKPALKLKKDLEKKYADKKVVLVDERFTSKMAMQSMITMGSKRKDRKEKAGNLDKISAAIILQTYLDQL; encoded by the coding sequence ATGGGAAGGGTTATTGCGATTGATTTGGGAACCAAAAGAACAGGAATCGCCGTTACAGACATATTAAAAATCACCGCTAATCCGCTTGAAACTATTCATTCCAAGGATTTATTATCCTACTTGGAAGATTATTTCCAAAAGGAAGAGGTGGAAACTATCGTCATTGGTCATCCCAAATCCATGGATGGGAAGGACACCAATATGACAAAACCTGCCCTAAAGCTTAAGAAGGATTTGGAAAAAAAATATGCGGACAAAAAAGTGGTTTTGGTGGATGAGAGGTTTACTTCCAAAATGGCCATGCAAAGCATGATTACCATGGGGAGTAAAAGGAAAGACAGAAAAGAAAAAGCCGGCAACCTGGACAAAATCAGTGCTGCCATCATATTACAAACCTATTTAGATCAACTATGA